Proteins from a genomic interval of Arthrobacter sp. CAN_C5:
- a CDS encoding response regulator transcription factor produces the protein MSEAPEHIITDGHRDTGDTLRVLLVDDQPLLRMGFRLILEGEDGLVIVGEASNGTEGVRMAAALKPDVVLMDVRMPIMDGIEATRLITGSGSCSRIIILTTFDLDEYAFAGLQAGASAFLLKDVGPDELVHAVRVVASGDAVVAPRVTRRLLETYVRSLPPHAARPAADPLLDDLTPREREVLGAIAEGLSNAELAQKFFLSEATVKTHVRRIFTKLHLRDRVQAVVYAYESGLVVPSQGLDY, from the coding sequence CGGTCACCGGGACACAGGCGACACCCTTCGGGTGCTGCTGGTGGATGATCAGCCGCTGCTGCGAATGGGATTCCGTCTCATCCTGGAAGGAGAGGACGGCCTCGTCATCGTCGGGGAAGCCTCCAACGGGACGGAGGGGGTGCGGATGGCCGCCGCGCTTAAACCCGACGTCGTCCTGATGGATGTCAGGATGCCGATCATGGATGGGATCGAAGCGACCCGCCTGATCACTGGATCGGGCTCTTGTTCCCGCATCATCATCCTCACCACCTTCGACCTCGACGAGTACGCGTTTGCCGGCCTCCAGGCCGGCGCCTCGGCGTTCCTGCTCAAGGATGTTGGCCCCGATGAACTGGTGCACGCCGTGCGGGTGGTTGCCAGTGGGGACGCCGTGGTGGCCCCGCGGGTGACGCGCCGCCTGCTGGAAACTTATGTCCGGTCCCTGCCTCCGCACGCGGCACGTCCGGCAGCCGACCCGCTGTTGGACGACCTGACCCCGCGGGAACGCGAAGTGCTCGGGGCGATCGCGGAGGGGCTCTCCAACGCGGAGCTCGCCCAGAAGTTCTTCCTCTCCGAGGCCACCGTGAAGACTCACGTCCGGCGGATCTTCACCAAGCTGCACCTCCGGGACCGGGTACAGGCCGTCGTGTACGCCTATGAGTCGGGCCTGGTGGTTCCGAGCCAGGGGTTGGATTACTGA
- a CDS encoding M18 family aminopeptidase produces MTALQHITDLGAYIGASPSSFHAAAEGAARLEAAGFVRLEEAEAWTAQAGKYLVVRDGALIAWVTPADATAVTGFHILGAHTDSPGFKLKPKPTTGRHGWLQAGVEVYGGPLLNSWLDRELALAGRLVTHDGAEHLVSTPPLLRFPQLAIHLDRTVNDGLTLDKQQHMNPVWGVGDPRDADLLELLADTAGIAADDVGGYDVVVADTQPGSIFGADDAFFAAGRLDNLSSVHAGLVALIAAGATASAGGPIAVLAAFDHEEVGSASRSGASGPFLEDVLHRISGGLGADAEERRRALATSFCVSADAGHAVHPNYAERHDPANRPILGGGPLLKINANQRYTTDAPGAAYWARLCRDAEVPYQEFVSNNVMPCGSTIGPLTATRLGIRTIDVGTPLLSMHSARELCSPLDPHRLATATELFFSLPA; encoded by the coding sequence ATGACTGCCCTTCAGCACATTACTGATCTCGGTGCCTACATCGGTGCCTCTCCGTCGAGTTTTCATGCCGCGGCCGAGGGCGCCGCCCGGCTGGAGGCCGCGGGGTTCGTGCGCCTGGAGGAAGCCGAGGCCTGGACCGCGCAGGCCGGTAAATATCTGGTGGTGCGCGACGGTGCACTGATCGCCTGGGTCACCCCGGCGGACGCGACCGCGGTGACCGGTTTCCACATCCTTGGCGCCCACACCGACTCACCGGGGTTCAAGCTCAAACCCAAGCCCACCACGGGGCGGCACGGCTGGCTGCAGGCCGGCGTCGAAGTTTACGGTGGCCCCCTACTCAACTCCTGGCTCGACCGGGAGTTGGCACTCGCCGGCCGACTGGTCACCCACGACGGGGCCGAGCACCTCGTCTCTACCCCACCCCTGCTGCGCTTCCCCCAGCTGGCAATCCACCTGGACCGCACGGTCAATGACGGGCTCACCCTGGACAAGCAGCAGCACATGAACCCCGTCTGGGGGGTGGGCGACCCGCGTGACGCTGACCTTCTGGAACTCCTGGCCGACACCGCGGGCATTGCTGCCGACGACGTTGGCGGGTACGACGTCGTCGTCGCCGATACCCAGCCCGGCAGTATCTTCGGTGCGGACGACGCGTTCTTCGCCGCTGGCCGGTTGGACAACCTTTCCTCGGTACACGCTGGCCTGGTGGCGCTGATTGCCGCCGGCGCGACGGCGTCTGCTGGCGGGCCGATCGCTGTGCTGGCCGCCTTCGATCACGAGGAAGTGGGCAGCGCCTCCCGGTCCGGCGCGAGCGGCCCGTTCCTCGAGGACGTGCTGCACCGGATTTCCGGCGGGCTCGGGGCAGACGCCGAGGAGCGACGGAGGGCGCTGGCCACATCGTTCTGCGTCTCGGCCGACGCCGGTCACGCGGTGCACCCCAACTACGCCGAACGCCATGATCCAGCCAACCGTCCTATCCTCGGCGGCGGGCCGTTGCTGAAGATCAACGCCAATCAGCGCTACACCACCGACGCCCCCGGTGCCGCCTACTGGGCGCGACTGTGCCGGGACGCGGAGGTGCCCTACCAGGAGTTCGTTTCGAACAACGTGATGCCGTGCGGGTCGACCATTGGCCCACTGACCGCCACCCGGTTGGGGATCCGGACCATCGACGTCGGCACGCCCCTGCTCTCAATGCATTCGGCCCGGGAACTGTGCTCACCGCTGGACCCCCACCGTCTGGCCACCGCAACCGAACTGTTCTTCAGTCTCCCCGCCTAG
- the rpsF gene encoding 30S ribosomal protein S6 encodes MRAYELMVIIDPDVEERTVEPSLEKFLNVVRNGGGTVDKVDLWGRRRLAYEIKKKAEGFYAVVNFTATPAIAAELDRQLSLNETIMRTKIIRPEEQKVSAE; translated from the coding sequence ATGCGTGCATATGAATTGATGGTAATCATCGACCCCGATGTCGAGGAACGTACCGTCGAGCCTTCGCTCGAGAAGTTCCTGAATGTCGTCCGCAACGGCGGCGGCACCGTAGACAAGGTAGACCTGTGGGGACGTCGTCGCCTGGCCTACGAAATCAAGAAGAAGGCTGAAGGTTTCTACGCCGTAGTCAACTTCACTGCCACCCCGGCGATCGCTGCCGAACTTGACCGCCAGCTGAGCCTCAACGAGACGATCATGCGTACCAAGATCATCCGTCCCGAGGAGCAGAAGGTCTCAGCCGAGTAG
- a CDS encoding single-stranded DNA-binding protein, producing the protein MAGETIITVVGNLTSDPELRFTPSGSAVANFTIASTPRTFDRQTNEWKDGETLFLRASVWREAAENVAETLTKGTRVVAQGRLKSRSYDTKEGEKRTVMELEVDEVGPSLRYASAKVTRTQRSGGGGGGNFGGNSGGGNNSNSGWGGGQQGGQQAQQPADDPWGAPAGGNSSGGNSSGWGNGPDSSEPPF; encoded by the coding sequence ATGGCAGGCGAGACCATCATTACGGTCGTCGGTAATCTCACCAGCGATCCCGAACTTCGTTTCACCCCGTCAGGCTCGGCGGTGGCTAATTTCACCATCGCGTCGACGCCGCGGACCTTCGACCGTCAGACCAATGAGTGGAAGGACGGCGAAACGCTGTTCCTTCGCGCGTCGGTGTGGCGTGAAGCGGCTGAGAACGTTGCGGAGACCCTGACAAAGGGCACCCGTGTCGTCGCTCAGGGCCGACTCAAGTCACGTTCGTACGACACCAAAGAAGGCGAAAAGCGCACTGTCATGGAACTTGAGGTGGACGAGGTCGGTCCATCCCTGCGCTATGCGTCAGCGAAGGTCACCCGCACCCAGCGCTCCGGCGGTGGCGGCGGAGGTAACTTCGGCGGCAACAGCGGCGGCGGTAACAACTCCAACTCAGGTTGGGGCGGCGGCCAGCAGGGCGGCCAGCAGGCTCAGCAGCCAGCTGACGACCCATGGGGCGCACCCGCGGGGGGCAACTCTTCCGGAGGTAACTCTTCCGGCTGGGGCAACGGTCCGGACTCGTCCGAACCTCCCTTCTAA
- the rpsR gene encoding 30S ribosomal protein S18 translates to MAKAELRKPKPKSNPLKAADVTVIDYKDVALLRKFISDRGKIRARRVTGVTVQEQRKIAQAIKNAREVALLPYSGAGRG, encoded by the coding sequence ATGGCTAAGGCTGAACTTCGTAAGCCCAAACCAAAGTCCAATCCCCTGAAGGCCGCTGACGTCACCGTCATCGACTACAAGGACGTAGCGTTGCTGCGTAAGTTCATTTCCGACCGCGGAAAGATCCGTGCCCGCCGCGTGACCGGTGTCACCGTGCAGGAGCAGCGCAAAATTGCGCAGGCAATCAAGAATGCCCGTGAAGTTGCCCTCCTGCCGTACTCCGGCGCAGGCCGCGGTTAA
- the rplI gene encoding 50S ribosomal protein L9, whose amino-acid sequence MAKLILTHEVTGLGAAGDIVEVKNGYARNFLLPRGFALTWTKGGEKQVESIKAARVAREHSTLEDAQKQAAALSAKPVTLTVKAGESGRLFGTVKAEDVAKAVAAAGLGTIDKRKVELPAHIKSVGAYQANVRLHDDVAAVIDLNVVAN is encoded by the coding sequence ATGGCAAAGCTCATTTTGACCCATGAAGTAACCGGTCTTGGTGCTGCAGGCGACATTGTCGAGGTAAAGAACGGTTACGCACGTAACTTTCTTCTGCCCCGCGGTTTCGCTCTCACCTGGACCAAGGGCGGCGAGAAGCAGGTCGAGTCGATCAAGGCCGCCCGCGTCGCACGCGAGCACTCAACGCTCGAAGATGCCCAGAAGCAGGCAGCTGCACTCTCCGCCAAGCCGGTCACGCTGACCGTCAAGGCTGGTGAGTCCGGGCGCCTGTTCGGCACCGTCAAGGCCGAGGACGTCGCAAAGGCTGTCGCGGCCGCAGGCCTCGGCACCATCGACAAGCGCAAGGTCGAACTGCCCGCCCACATCAAGTCGGTCGGCGCCTACCAGGCGAACGTTCGCCTGCACGATGATGTTGCAGCAGTCATTGACCTGAACGTCGTCGCCAACTAG